The Gemmatimonadaceae bacterium genome includes a region encoding these proteins:
- the glgB gene encoding 1,4-alpha-glucan branching protein GlgB, which produces MSRPPRRRYADASRQSGASRAPEIISEPPVSRADAARLAAGEHTDPHRMLGAHAAVRGAERGVVIRAFHPDASGVDSVLADGGTVPLDPIGLGLFQAFVPNATLPLRYRLRFAFAGGGSWERGDPYRFLPTLGDVDLHLFNEGTHWRLWDVLGAHVREIDGERGTSFAVWAPTAKRVSVVGDFDGWDGRLLPMRSLGSSGVFELFVPGVDAGALYKFEILTQQGDLRLKTDPFAFAMEMPPASASRVAESRFRWADDAWLASRRSADPARRPMAIYEVHLGSWMRAPEENNRVLTYREIAPRLAEHVKQFGFTHVELMPIAEHPFTGSWGYQVTGYFAPTARYGSPDDFRAFVDTLHAAGIGVLIDWVPAHFPRDDFALRRFDGTALFEHDDPRLGEHPDWGTLIFNYARNEVRNFLVANALYWLEEFHIDGLRVDAVASMLYLDYSRRPGEWLRNKYGGRENLDAIAFLQTMNRVVHERHPGCITVAEESTAWPGVTKPVEQGGLGFSFKWNMGWMHDTLGYFARDPMYRSWHQNDLTFAMIYEYSERFIMPLSHDEVVHLKRSLLGKMPNDADPWRQFANLRLLLAYLYTRPGKKLLFMGSELAPPGEWNHDESLPWHLAADPTRAAFGAFVEDLGKLYGERAPLWREDYDPHGFQWIDVADAANSVVSYVRRAGDEHLVVVLNMTPVPREQYRIGAPSSGAYVQVLSSDAQRYGGSGVATLERVATDPLPLHGFEHSMALVLPPLGALVLRPAAG; this is translated from the coding sequence ATGAGCCGGCCGCCGCGACGCCGCTACGCCGACGCGTCTCGCCAGTCGGGCGCGTCGCGCGCGCCGGAGATCATCTCCGAGCCGCCGGTGTCGCGCGCCGATGCGGCGCGCCTCGCCGCCGGCGAGCACACCGATCCGCACCGCATGCTCGGCGCGCACGCGGCCGTGCGCGGCGCCGAACGCGGCGTCGTGATCCGCGCGTTCCACCCCGACGCGAGCGGCGTCGACTCGGTGCTCGCCGATGGCGGCACGGTGCCGCTCGATCCCATTGGGCTGGGCCTCTTCCAGGCGTTCGTGCCCAACGCAACGCTCCCGCTCCGCTACCGGCTCCGGTTCGCCTTCGCCGGCGGGGGCTCTTGGGAGCGCGGCGACCCGTACCGGTTTCTGCCGACGTTAGGCGACGTGGACCTGCACCTGTTCAACGAAGGCACGCACTGGCGCCTCTGGGACGTGCTCGGCGCCCACGTGCGCGAGATCGACGGAGAACGCGGCACGTCGTTCGCCGTCTGGGCGCCCACCGCGAAACGCGTGAGCGTCGTCGGCGACTTCGATGGATGGGATGGCCGCCTCCTGCCCATGCGATCGCTCGGCAGCTCGGGCGTGTTCGAGCTCTTCGTGCCCGGCGTGGACGCGGGCGCGCTCTACAAGTTCGAGATCCTCACGCAGCAGGGTGATCTGCGCCTCAAGACCGACCCGTTCGCGTTCGCAATGGAAATGCCGCCTGCGAGCGCGTCGCGCGTCGCCGAATCGCGGTTCCGTTGGGCAGACGACGCGTGGCTCGCGTCGCGCCGGTCGGCGGACCCGGCACGCCGCCCGATGGCGATCTACGAGGTGCACCTCGGATCCTGGATGCGCGCGCCCGAAGAAAACAATCGAGTGCTCACCTACCGAGAGATCGCGCCCCGCCTCGCCGAGCACGTCAAGCAATTCGGGTTCACGCACGTCGAGCTGATGCCGATCGCCGAGCATCCGTTCACCGGCAGCTGGGGCTACCAGGTGACCGGCTACTTTGCGCCCACCGCGCGCTACGGTTCGCCCGACGACTTCCGCGCGTTCGTGGACACGCTGCACGCCGCCGGCATCGGCGTGCTCATCGACTGGGTGCCGGCGCACTTCCCGCGCGACGATTTCGCGCTGCGCCGGTTCGACGGGACGGCGCTCTTCGAGCACGACGATCCACGGTTAGGCGAACACCCCGACTGGGGCACCCTCATCTTCAATTACGCGCGCAACGAAGTGCGCAATTTCCTCGTCGCCAACGCGCTGTACTGGCTCGAGGAATTCCATATCGACGGCCTGCGCGTCGATGCGGTCGCGTCGATGCTCTACCTGGACTACAGCCGCCGACCCGGCGAATGGCTCCGCAACAAGTACGGCGGACGCGAGAATCTCGACGCAATCGCGTTTCTGCAGACGATGAATCGCGTGGTGCACGAGCGGCACCCGGGCTGCATCACGGTCGCCGAAGAATCGACGGCGTGGCCCGGCGTCACCAAGCCGGTGGAGCAGGGCGGACTGGGCTTTTCGTTCAAGTGGAACATGGGCTGGATGCACGACACGCTCGGCTACTTCGCGCGCGACCCGATGTACCGCTCGTGGCACCAGAACGACCTCACGTTCGCGATGATTTACGAGTACAGCGAGCGTTTCATCATGCCGCTGTCACACGACGAGGTGGTGCACCTCAAGCGGTCGCTGCTGGGCAAGATGCCTAACGACGCCGATCCGTGGCGCCAGTTCGCGAATCTTCGCCTGCTCCTGGCGTATCTGTACACGCGGCCCGGCAAGAAGCTGCTCTTCATGGGTTCGGAGCTCGCTCCGCCCGGCGAATGGAATCACGACGAGAGCCTGCCGTGGCACCTCGCCGCCGATCCCACGCGCGCGGCCTTCGGCGCGTTCGTGGAAGACCTCGGCAAACTCTACGGAGAGCGCGCGCCGCTCTGGCGCGAGGACTACGATCCGCACGGATTCCAGTGGATCGACGTCGCCGACGCCGCGAATTCCGTCGTCTCCTACGTGCGCCGAGCGGGCGACGAGCACCTGGTGGTGGTGCTCAACATGACCCCGGTGCCGCGCGAGCAGTACCGCATCGGTGCACCGTCGTCGGGCGCGTACGTCCAGGTGTTGTCCAGCGACGCCCAACGCTACGGCGGAAGCGGCGTGGCCACGCTCGAGCGCGTGGCCACCGACCCGCTGCCCCTCCACGGGTTCGAGCACTCGATGGCGCTCGTGCTGCCTCCGTTAGGCGCACTCGTGCTGCGCCCCGCCGCCGGCTGA